TTTATCGGCCAATAATAAAATACTAGTGTAACCATGATGATCATGACGCCGCTGATCATCAAATAGGTTGGGTATCTGCGGGTGATGTTCATTTCTTTTTGCTCGTCTATTTCAAATGGGGTTTGAAGGATATTTGCTTGAAACTCCCTTTCTTCGATGGAGATCGTTCCATACTTGGAGCCAATGATGAGTGCACCTATGCTTAAGATTAAGCCTATGATGACAGGATTGAAGTAAACGGGAAGGCTTATTCCGAACATGCCGAGGCTTTCTCCGAGAATCACGCCAAAGAAGCCGAACACGATGCTCCAAAAGGCTCCTTCTTTCGTTACCTTCTTTGAAAATACGCTTGATATGGCAATCGGTCCCCATGATGCCGCAAATAATGTTGCCGCAAAGTAGCCGATCCACATGACGGCTGGCGGCTGGAACAATCCAATGAATAAGATGATCAAGCTGATCACGACCATGGAAATGCGGCTGGCCCGTAATAGATGTTGATCGGTGTATTCCTTTTTCCGGGATTGTTCCATGATATCCCTTGTTATACTGCTTCCTATTATTTGCAGGAAGCTCGAACAGGATGATAATGCCGCAGCCATGATGCCGCTAACGATGATGACTCCAAGCCATGTCGGGACAATATTCATCGCTGCCCAAATGAATACCTTTTCCGTCGGTGCGATATCCGCTTTAATGGTGGTGATTGTCGATATGCTGATATGGAGGAAAAAATAGACGGTCAAAATGGATATCGTTGCCCATACGCCGGCCCGGATGGCTACGTGTTCATTCTTAGCCATCAAATATCGGCTGCTTTGCCATGGACTCACTGCAATGACAATGCCCCAGACCAAGCCCATGATGACTGCCCAGGCCAACGCTTCCCAAGGAGTGCCCATCGTTGCGCCAGGTCCGGTAATGCCATGCCAGCTTAATAAATCAGGCCGTTCGGCCAGGTTTGCCGCTTTAGTAACGGCATCAGGGAAACCGCCTGCTGATTTGATAATATAAGGAAAGCTAATATACGTTGCGATCGAGAATAAAAAGAACATCACGGTATCATTCACCATGACCCCCTTCGCACCTGAGAGAATAGTAAAGGATGAATACACGACCCACATGATCACCAGGGCTATTGGATAGGAAACCCCGGAAACCTCGGCCAATAAAACGGCTGCCCCTTGGGTAACGGCAACTAAGTATGCTGCGATTCCGAGAATCGTCGTGATGGCAGCTGCCAGGCGGACCTTCTTGGAACGAAAGCGGTTACCAAAAAATTCAGGAACCGTCAATGATTTGCTTCTTCTTAAATACCTGCCAAACAGGAATACCCCGAAAATATAGCCGCTTGCATTAAAAATAACGAGAATAAGCAGCAGGATCGGATACCCTTCATAGGAAAACCCCGCTTCTCCCATGAAAGATACCGTACTTAGGAAAGAGGCAACAAGCGTACCGGTTATCATCAATGTGTTTCCGCTCCGTCCAGAAACATAATACTCCTCTGAGCTTTTCACTTTCCTGAATAAGAAAATGCCGATCGAGACATATACACAAAAGGATACGATAATACCAAGCAGAAAGGCCACTTACATCCCCACCTTTTCAATCGGATCTTTTGCTTTTATCTCTTCTTGACTTCTTTTCATTTTCACTAGAAACACCTTTGTGATCCACCCCATGACAATTAAGGAACCCCCATAACTTAAAGAGAAAATCAACTCGCCCATTTTTTGACCCCCTTATCAAAATAGAAATAATCAATAGTTAAATATGCAATATCCATACCAAGTTTTTGAATATTCAGATTTCAACGGAGGCAAATTTATTAATCGTCATGATGGCTAAATTGATACTTGCCTAGTTTGCGCATGATCGTCGTTTGGCTGACCTCCAGGGCCTTGGCCATTTTTCGGGTTGATTTATAGGTGGAAAGGGCCTGGGACAATAATTGCTTTTCCGTTTCCTCTAACGCTTTTTTTAAGGGAATGATTCCTGTTAAATTGACTAGTGCCGTATCTTTGTAGGTTAAGTCGGAAGGCAAATCCTCTATCGTTACGATAGGTTTCCTGGCCGTCACGACAATCTGTTCAATTACATTTTCCAATTCCCGAACATTGCCCGGGTAATCCTGCAGCTGCAGAATTAACTTCGAATGATCATCGATCGCGATGGATTGACCGTACTTTTCATTGAATTTCTTCAGAAAATAATCGGTTAATAATAGAATATCTTCCTTCCGCTCACGCAGCTGCGGTATTTCCATCGGAACGACATGCAGCCGATAATAGAGATCTTCGCGGAACTGATTATTTTTGATCATTTGCTTCAAGTCTTTATTTGTAGCGGAGATGATGCGGATATTCACCTTTTTCTCCTTCGTTCCTCCCACCTTCATGAACGTTCTGTCCTGGACCAGATGGAGAATTTTCACTTGAATGTCGAGCGGCATTTCCCCGATTTCATCAAGAAACAGCGTACCGCCATCAGCACTCTCAACAAGCCCTTGTTTCCCATGCTTATTGGCTCCCGTGAATGCACCGCTTTCGTAGCCAAACAGCTCGGATTCGATTAATGCCGATGGAATCGCGCCGCAATTCACTTGAATGAATTTCTTATCCTTTCTGCTGCTAAGATCATGAATGACCCTTGCTAATACGCCTTTCCCGACTCCGGTTTCACCATGGATGAAGATCGATGAATCCATCGGTGCGACTTTTTCAGCTAGTTCCAAAACCTTTATCATCTTATCCGAATTTGTAATGAAGTTATTGAACGAAACGGTTCTCGAATTCTCATGCCGGGCTCGCTGGTTCCGAAGGTTCACTCTGTTCAATTGACTCTTCATCTCAACCAATTCGGTGATATCCCTGGAATTCGAAACGATTCTATATAAGTTCCCCTCCTCATCAAAAATCGGCTTCGCTGTGCTGAATACAGTCAGCCCATGCGGATACGTTTGCTCCGCTGAATGGATCGCTTTCGTTTTCATGGTCTTTAATGTAACCGAATTGACGATCAGCCCCTTTTCAACTAACTCTTTAATGTTCTTATTAATAAAGGCCTCCGGCGGCAGCCCTGTAAGCTTCTTACACGCTTCACTCACGAATAACGTGTCCCCGTTGGCATCGGTCACGAAAATTTCATCATAGCTGGAATCCAGGATTTGCGTCAGCTCTTTGACCTTCTTTCTTGTCACCTCAAGCTCTTCATGTAGTGATTCATTTAAGCTTATTAAGCTCTTAATCTTCTGTTTAAGCAGAATTTCCCTGGCTTCAGTGATCGGATAGCATCTATATTGGTTATCGCCATATTGAATCACAAAATCATAGGTGCACATATCCTCTTCACTTAGCTTATCTAAATCCTCCACAACGACAAACGATGTATTCAGATAAGCCGTGATTTCTTGATCATGACCCTCACTATCCAATCTCTTCAAAAAGAAACCTTCCTCTAATATGCCGAGGATTTCCAAGTGATTTTTCATGACAATAAAAGGAGAAGAATTGATTTTCAGTAAGGATTTTATATCCAAAATGGAAATATCGGAAAATACAATTAGTGATTCTTTTTTTACTTCCGTATCCACACAATCACCCCATAATTTGATATCGAACCGATTTTGTTACACTTTTTGGGGCGGCAAAGAAATAAGCGCCCCTCTCATTAGCAACGAATGTCCATATACCAACCAAATTTAAAGCTGAACCTTTTATGAATCACCACTTTTCAAAAAAGGTTCAGTTATCTATATATAAAATACTAGATTCATGGGCCATACCCTCTTTATCAAAGTAAAAAAACGATTAATCATCACCATTCCCCGAACGGCATGATTATTGCATATTGAACCTGTATAGGGATAGGTAGAGGGCGATTGGTGCCCTCTATACTCTCATTCTATCTAACATTAGGGAGTGGTCATGATCATGGCTCAATTCAAGAATCTATTTACTCATTTAACGATCGGTTCGACTGAATTAAAAAACCGAATCTTAAGTACAGCACATCAAACAAATCATGTCACGGACGGAATCCCCACTTCGGATATGGTCGCCTATCATGAAGCCCGTGCTAAAGGGGGCGTCGGATTGATCATCCTTGAAGCGGCATCCGTACACCCATCCGGCATGCTTACGTCCAAAACGATTGCCGGATATGATCAAAGAATCGTCGATGCCTACAAAGAGATTTCCGAAACGCTCCATAAGTATGGAACGAAGGTTTTCTCGCAGCTATTTCATGGCGGACGGGAAGTCGTATCGAGCGACTACCGAAATGCGGCATGGGCGCCATCAGCCGTTCCCAGCCTTCGCTTCGGTGTCATGCCAAAGCCAATGAGTTTAGAAGATATTGAAGGAGTGATTGAAGGGTTCGCCCATTCAGCACAGCTGGCAAAGGAAGGCGGACTTGATGGAGTCGAAATTTGCTGTTCACATGGATATCTTCCTGCCCAGTTTTGGTCGGTGCATACAAATAAACGCACCGATAACTACGGCGGATCGTTTGAAAATCGGATGCGATTCATTGTGGAAATATTGGAGAAAGTATGGGATAGAGTCGGAGAAGACTTTACCGTCGGCATTCGCATGAGTTCGGATGAACTGACGATGGACGGGACAACGATGAAGGATTCCGTGCAAATCGTCGAATATCTCGCGGAAAAAGTCCGATTGGATTTCATCAATGTCACGGCCGGAGATTCAAGTACCTTCGAGGGATCAACACATATCGTACCGCCATCACCGATAAAGCACGCATACCTATCTGCACATGGATTCAAAATCAGGATGGCGGGAGCCGTACCGGTCTTTGTCGGCAATCGAATCGTCGACCCCGTTGAAGCGGAACAGATCGTATCCACCGGAAAAGCCGATGTAGTAGGAATGACCAGGGCCTTAATCGTCGACCCTGACATGCCCAACAAAGCAAAAAACGGCGACCTTCAAGCAATCGACGCATGCATAGGCTGTTTACAGGCCTGTATAGGTCACTATCATAAAGGACTGCCGATCGGCTGTGTCCAAAACCCAACAACAGGTAAAGAAGCATGGATATTACCAGAATTAAAGAAAACGAGAAACAAACAAAATGTCCTCGTCATCGGCGCCGGACCTGGCGGATTACAGGCAGCCATAACCGCGGATTCACTAGGTCATTCCGTTACACTGATCGATCAAAGCAAATCAATCGGCGGCCTGCTCCGCACCATGCGCAAAGCACCGATGCGGCATGAACTGGCAGAATCGATGCTCGATAACTATTCCCGGAAATTAATGAGAAGCAATATAAATATACAATTAGAAAAGACTGCCACCGTCCAAGAAATATCCGAAGCGAAACCAGACGCCATCATATGTGCAACCGGCTCACGGCCCTATACACCAGCCATCGAAGGAATCAATGACCCACGGATCATCATGAGTGATGACCTCTACAGCTCAACAAAAAAAGTCGGGGACAACGTACTCGTATTCGACTTCGGCGGTGACTGGCCTGGCATGGAAGCAGCCATCTATCTAGCCGAAAAAGGCCATGGAGTCACACTCATATCATCAAGACTGCACATCGGTGAAACCGTCCACCAATATCTCAGGAATGAATACCTAAAAAAACTATACAACCTAAACGTCAAACTCCTGCCCCACTACGACATCGGGGCAATCAAAGAAGATCACGTCATTATCCGGAATCTGTTCACCCAACAAAAAGAAGAACTAACAGATTGGGACTCCATCGTCCTCTCCCTTGGCCGCATTCCCAACACAGAACTATTCGAAGAGATGAAAGGCCATGCGCCTGTTGTGAAACAGATTGGGGATTGTCTTGGACCGCGTACTATTGAGGAAGCTACGCATGAGGGGATGATGAGTGTGTTAGGTTTATAAAAAGAGAAGAGACATCCTTTGGGGGATGTCTCTTCTCTGATTATATAGGTATGGCACGACCTATTTTATTCTTACCTTTTTTTAATATTGAGCACTTTCCAAATAAATATTAACCAAAGTATAATACAAAAAACTAACACGTATATATGAAAAATATCAAAGTTAAGAAAGATGTAAGCAATACTAAATAGGATAGGTAAAAGCAAACTTACAAGTATAGTAGATTTTTTAACCATTTTATATTGTAGAAAGCAAATTCCTATCATTATAATAATAAGTAAATAAAACATAATATCAATCCCTAATAAAATTTTTTACTCCATAACTTTTGCTTTATCGAGAGCTTTTTTAGCATCAATTATGTCATAGGCATCTGCGTTGGCATTCGTTAACGATTTTTTACTAATTTTAAGTATTTGGGCTAAGTCATTACTACTAATGTCCTCATACTCACTTATTACTAAAGCTGCTACTCCTGTTACATAAGCTGTAGCGAAAGATGCACCACTTGAATATAGGTAATCATTTTCTGGTAAGGAACCTAATATAGTTTCACCAGGAGCATAAATCAAATCTTCACTACCATAGCCTGAGTATTCATATATTTTACCAGTATTATTAACAGCCGCCACACAAACAACATTATCTAATTCAAAACTGCATGGATATACAGGTGTTTTCTTTAAGTTATTTTGATTATTACCAGATGAACTAATAAACAATATATCTTTATATTTTTTCATTGTATCGTACAAACCAGTATCAAAACTAGTATTATCCCAACTGCAATTAATGATTCTAACTCCCATTTTATATGCATATTCAATTGCCCTTATTGCATTATCAGTATTTCCAGTAGATCCATTAATAAATTTCAAAGGTAGAATGTTAACTTCAGGTGCCACTCCCCAAACATTATTATTAAGGTCATGTTTACCAACAATTAATGAAGCAATAAATGTACCATGATAATCGGACAAATATCTATCATAAACAGAGTTGTCATTTTTCAAGAAATTCCATCCATTGATATCATCAATAAATCCATTTTTTTCATCATCTAATCCATTTTTTTCAGTTTCTTTTTGATTTAAAAAAATATTATCAGAAATATTAGGATTTGAAATATCTATTCCTGTGTCAAGGATTCCTACAATTACTTTTCTATCGCCCTTAGTTACTTTCCAAGCTTCTTTAGCGCTTATATCATAGTTTTTTACCCCAAAAGAATTTTCCACCTTTTGGCCATTATTTATTAAAGCCCACTGATTTTCTGGGATTATCTTATCATAGTTTACTTCTTCTTTCTCAAAATCCATATAATTAAATACCAAAAATACAATGGCAATAAACGCTATAACTATTAGTATAATACATAATAAATTCTTTTTTATTATCATTTTTTTAATCATCTGCCTAAATAATCAATTATTAAAATATATATACTTATTTTTAATATTTTATTGTAGAAGCTTTTTGAGCACTCTTATCAAAACCAGTACCTATAGTAATGCTGGGAGTTCCTGATATTGTAATATTGCTTACTGTTACAATTTTATGTGCAAATTGTGAAATAACTTTTGTATCATAGCCTTTGAACTTTGTTTGATAAAGTGTAGCTTTTATAGTACCCGTTTTATTTTGTTGAGTAGCAACCGCTCTTGATTGAGCTGTGGAAAATACTATTCCCTTATTAGGAGTTTCACTTTTACTCCAACTTTTAGTGTATTTTAAACTATTAAATTTACCTGTATACCAGTTACCAGCATAATATTTAGCTGTAGAGGAAATATTTTTTGAATTTAAACCACCGCCCCATGCAATTCCAATATTATCACTAAAGGAATCAACAAAATAAGGCGATTTCCAGTTATATGTAACAGTAATGTTATATGAAGGAGCTTTAGATGTAGAGTTATTAACTTTCGTCATACCAAAAGACATTTTAGAAGTGGCAATACTCCCTGAAGTGGTTACAGTCTTTTCTCCAGAATCGGCATTAGCTTCATATTCAGGGTTAGTTTCTATAGCCTTTTTTATCATTTTATATTCTGATGAACTTACATTATATTTTTCTTTTACTTCATTTTTACTTAAGTTATCAATATAATCTATTTTATCCCTAATATTATTTATTTCTTCTTGCTCATATCCTTCTTGAATAAGTTCACTATCTTCAGTATTTGTAAAATACTCTAACGTCGAAATATTATCAATTGTTAACAAGGTATTACTAGACTCAACTAAACTAGGATCTTCAAGTATTGCTGTAGCTATTTCCTCTTTATCAGTAAATTCCATTTCTTCTAATGTTTCAATATCATATCCTGATTCTTCGAGTATTTGATTAACCTTTCCTTCTAGTATGTCAGTATTTTCATTAGCAAAAGTTGGACTTACTAAAAAACTACTTATCAGACCAATGGTTGATATCGCACAAAATAATTTTTTCATTTTTACTCTCCTTATCCATAATAGGTAAATTTTATATAACAAGGATAATTATATCATATTACCTATTTACCACCTAACAAAATCATGACAAAATACCCATTTAGGATAAACTGGCAGAAATCACACTCGATAACTACTCCCAGAAATTAATGAGAAGCAATGTGAATCTGCAATTAGGCAAAACGGCCACCGTCCAAGAAATATCCGAATGGAAACCAGGCGCCATTATCTGTGCAACCGGCTCACGGCCCTATACTCAAGGCAATCGAAGGAGTCGTGACCCACGGATCATCATGAGTGATGACCTCTTCAGCTCAACCAAAAAAGTGGGGGACAACGTACTCGTATTCGACTTTGTGGGCGACTGGCCAGGAATGGAAGCGGCCATCTATCTAGCCGAAAAAGGCCATGGAGTCACACTCATATCATCACGACTGCACATCGGCGAAACCGTCCACCAATATCTCAGAAATGAATACTTAAAAAAACTATACAACCTAAACGTCACACTCCTTCCCCATTACGACATCGGGACAATCAAAGAAGATCACGTCACCATCCGGAACCTATTCAACCAACAAAAAGAAGAACTAACCAACTGGGACTCCATCGTCCTCTCCCTTGACCGCATTCCCAACACAGAACTATTCGAAGAAATGAAAGGCCATGCTCTCATTGTGAAACAGATTTGGGATTGTTTTGGTCCGCGGACGATAGAGGAAGCTACGCATGAGGGGATTATGAGTGCTATAAGTTTGTAAAAGAGAAGAGACATCCTTTGGGGGATGTCTCTTTTTTGAGGATATGGGTCTGGCACAACCAGCTCATGTTTTTAATTTTCTTGTCTACTTTATCTCCAATAAACTCCTTTCATTCTTTAAAATGTATTCTTTTTAATCCATTTTGTATATAATACTATACATAAGAGGTGGGAAATTTGAAAAGAGGAAAAGTAAAAAACAACGTACGGTATTTTCGAAGATTACATGATTTTACCCAAGAAGAACTTTCGGATCGAATAGGTGTACATAGACAAACCATTGTTGCTTTGGAAAAACAAAAATACGAACCCTCAATAGGAATTGTTTTAATGCTCTCTGCTGTATTAAATGAACCAATCGAAAAATTATTCTTTTTAGAAGAAAAAACAGATTAAAATCAGGAGGGATCTTTATGCGTTTGAAAAAGTGGATGATTTTAGTTGGTTATATGTACTTATTCTTTTCCTTTGGATATTCATGTTATTCAAATTTAACAAATGATGGTAACCTATGGTTTTTATGGGGGATAGCTTCTCTTGTTATTGGTTATCAAGTAATTAATTTCTTAGTCAAGAAGAAAAATGATAAGTGGAACAGTAGTTACGTTGTTGCAGATCAACGTATTTTTCGTAAAATTCTAATTTCTCTCTCTATATCATATGTTTTTATTCTGATTTTTTTAATGATTGGAACAATTGGATTCTATAATGATTTCATTTCAGGCTATAATATTTTGGTCGGAGCTATTATATCAAGTTTGTTAGTTTTTATGATTTCACAAATTGTGCAAAGTTTTGTACACTAATCCAAATAAAACTTCATATAGGTTGTAAAAAAGTTAGTAAATCCTCCCTTATAGAATTGTAAGGTAAAAAATTATAAGGAGGATTTTACATGACAATCATTAAATCATTATCTTTAAATGCTGTGGAAAAACAATCAATTTTTCATGAGTCTTAGTGCCTTTCAACCTTACTGTTCTATTCTGATTATTCCCCTTCAGTTTCTTTTAATTATACATACCGTAATGGTATGATTACATAGAGCAAACCTATAGGAGGATAACATGAAAAAGCAAGTTAAAGTAGTTGCAGCCATCATTGAAAATGAAAAAGATGAAATACTATGTGCGTTACGCTCTCCAGAAATGAGTATCCCGAACATGTGGGAATTCCCTGGTGGGAAAGTAGAAATGGGAGAAGATATTTTTACTGCTTTAAAAAGAGAGATTAATGAGGAATTACAATGTCAGGTTGAAACAGAGGCTTCAATCTTTAATGATAATACGCATGAATATGAAACCTTCATCATTAACCTACTGTCTATAAAATCTAGAATCATTGGAGGTACCCCAACTGCCAATGAACATTCAAAACTGATATGGTTAAAGCGAGAGAATTTAGGTTCCCTAAAATGGGCTCCTGCTGACATTCCAGCTGTGGAGCAATTAATCAATGAAAAAAATAGTCTTCTCAAATGAGAAGACTATACTCTTTTAGTGAACTCCGTATATAAACTAGCTGGTACCTCATTCTCTAATTCCATTGTAACGGTAATTGGCTTTTCCCCTTCATATTCCACCGTGTTTCCCTTCCCGATATAAATATAAGGTTCTGTCTTTCCATCTATTTCTTTATACTTTCTAATAAATAAATGTAAATGTATCCCTCTATCCTGGTTGAATACAATATTCTTGCCTCTCTCAGAACTTGGGGCTGTACTATTTGGAGTCTGCCATTGAAAAATGCGCTCGTTTATAAATTCATCGTGGTAATTAATGCTTTCTTTAATATCTTCTTCCTTGTGTAAATCAATAAATAAGAAATAGTCATTTCCATTCGAAAGTAATCCAGAACCCCTAAAGGCACTGTGACTTTTGCGATAATTTGATAGTAATGCAGCATCACCCATTTGATATTGTTCATACAGCTTCAAATGTGGCACCCCATAGTAGTCTTCTTTAAATTCCTTTTCATATCTAAAGATTCCATAAATAATAAGATCTTCTATATACGTTCTATATTCATCATTCTGTAGAACCTTTTGATAAGTAGAGGTCTTAGATAAATGACCATCTTCAAGTGTAAATAACTTCAAGTTCCTCTTTTTCTGACCAGGATCATAAAAATCCTGATTTAGACACTGCAAGGCATGCAATACGCTATCTTCATCTACCTCTTTAACTAACTTCAATATCTCACGTTTTGCTGTCTCTAAAGAAATCTCATTATGGTCCAATAGATATTTAGCAATCGCAAACTCATACACTCTCTTTAAAGGTAGCTTACTTGATAATTCTTTTAATACTCCTTCAAAATCTTCGTCTAGTAATAGCCTTTTCAAGGAATCTTCTTTTTCTACTTTTGCTACAAATTGCAAATATGTTTTTTCGCGATTAATAAACTTAATCGGATCTGGAGCTCCATCAAATTTCATATAATCCATTAATAATAAAGGAATTTTACCTTGATTCATTTTCTTAAATTCAAAGTACTCTTCCTTCAAATACTTCAAAGAATTAAAGTTTTCCTTATCAATCTGCGCCAATATCCGTTCTTCCGAGATTTTATCCATTTGAATATGCGTACAACCTGGAATATTTGCAAAGCCAGTCGCTATGGCAACTTTCAAGCTTTCTTTATCATAATAACGGCTTCCATTTAATGCGATGGCAATTAAGAACGTTTTACTATGATTCCCGATAAAATCAAGGACGGTTAGGAAACTCTTGTCTTTATGCTTACGAAGTCCTCGTCCTAGCTGTTGAATAAAAACGATCGGAGAATTAGTAGGTCTTAACATTAATACGGTATTTACAGAAGGAATATCAACACCCTCATTAAAGATATCAACCGTGAAAATAAATTCTAAATCATCATGGTCATCTTCTAATTTTTTTATATAATACGATCTTAGCTCGACTGAGTCATTTCCAGATAAACAGATACTTTGAATACCCCTACTATTAAATTCTTGTGCCATATATTGTGCATGTTCAACGGTTACGCAAAAACCTAGACCTTTTCTTTTGTCACCGTCATGGCCATAGAAATTCATATTCTTAATAATAAAGTCGACTCTCTCGTTAACCTTTAATCGCTTCGTTATCTCCGCTACATCGTCAATATCTACATCACTTAAATCAATTCCCTCAATGTCGGTAATACCAAAATAATGAAAAGGAATAACCAGTTCATCCTCTAAAGCCTCATGTAAACGAACCTCCAAGGCAACATTATTATCAAATAGGTCAAAGACGTTTTGTTGATCGCTTCTCTCTGGAGTAGCTGTCATCCCTAATGTGAATTGTGGGTCGAAATATTCTAGCACTGCTTGATAACTAGGGCTTGTTGCATGGTGAGCCTCATCAAAGATAATATAATCAAACTCGTCTCGTTTAAATTCCTCGTAGCATTTAGACAAAGTTTGTATGGTAGAAAAAATATAATCAGCATTTTTTTGCTTTTGATTCCCAGTTAGTAATCCAAATGTCAGTTTTTCATTAGGAAGGAGCTTTTCAAAGGTCTCTTTTGCTTTTTTTAATATTTCTTCTCGATGTACAATGAACAACAATCTTTTAGGCTTGAATCCCTTTACGTCAAAAGCAGACATATACGTTTTACCCGTACCTGTTGCTGCTATAACTAATGCCTTCTTTTCCCCAAACGATCTAATTCTTTCAAGGTTTTCAACCGCACGTTTTTGCATGTTATTAGGAATGATATATTCAGAGCTTTCATAAATAAATTGCTGTGTATTCGTATAGCCCTTTAATTTACTCAAAAACTCTTCATACTTACTAATGAAATTGTCATCCGCTACGACACTACTATTCCATAAGCCATCATATTCT
This sequence is a window from Brevibacillus sp. JNUCC-41. Protein-coding genes within it:
- a CDS encoding sigma-54 interaction domain-containing protein codes for the protein MDTEVKKESLIVFSDISILDIKSLLKINSSPFIVMKNHLEILGILEEGFFLKRLDSEGHDQEITAYLNTSFVVVEDLDKLSEEDMCTYDFVIQYGDNQYRCYPITEAREILLKQKIKSLISLNESLHEELEVTRKKVKELTQILDSSYDEIFVTDANGDTLFVSEACKKLTGLPPEAFINKNIKELVEKGLIVNSVTLKTMKTKAIHSAEQTYPHGLTVFSTAKPIFDEEGNLYRIVSNSRDITELVEMKSQLNRVNLRNQRARHENSRTVSFNNFITNSDKMIKVLELAEKVAPMDSSIFIHGETGVGKGVLARVIHDLSSRKDKKFIQVNCGAIPSALIESELFGYESGAFTGANKHGKQGLVESADGGTLFLDEIGEMPLDIQVKILHLVQDRTFMKVGGTKEKKVNIRIISATNKDLKQMIKNNQFREDLYYRLHVVPMEIPQLRERKEDILLLTDYFLKKFNEKYGQSIAIDDHSKLILQLQDYPGNVRELENVIEQIVVTARKPIVTIEDLPSDLTYKDTALVNLTGIIPLKKALEETEKQLLSQALSTYKSTRKMAKALEVSQTTIMRKLGKYQFSHHDD
- a CDS encoding (deoxy)nucleoside triphosphate pyrophosphohydrolase — encoded protein: MKKQVKVVAAIIENEKDEILCALRSPEMSIPNMWEFPGGKVEMGEDIFTALKREINEELQCQVETEASIFNDNTHEYETFIINLLSIKSRIIGGTPTANEHSKLIWLKRENLGSLKWAPADIPAVEQLINEKNSLLK
- a CDS encoding S8 family serine peptidase; amino-acid sequence: MIIKKNLLCIILIVIAFIAIVFLVFNYMDFEKEEVNYDKIIPENQWALINNGQKVENSFGVKNYDISAKEAWKVTKGDRKVIVGILDTGIDISNPNISDNIFLNQKETEKNGLDDEKNGFIDDINGWNFLKNDNSVYDRYLSDYHGTFIASLIVGKHDLNNNVWGVAPEVNILPLKFINGSTGNTDNAIRAIEYAYKMGVRIINCSWDNTSFDTGLYDTMKKYKDILFISSSGNNQNNLKKTPVYPCSFELDNVVCVAAVNNTGKIYEYSGYGSEDLIYAPGETILGSLPENDYLYSSGASFATAYVTGVAALVISEYEDISSNDLAQILKISKKSLTNANADAYDIIDAKKALDKAKVME
- a CDS encoding helix-turn-helix transcriptional regulator; this translates as MGNLKRGKVKNNVRYFRRLHDFTQEELSDRIGVHRQTIVALEKQKYEPSIGIVLMLSAVLNEPIEKLFFLEEKTD
- a CDS encoding sodium:solute symporter family protein; the encoded protein is MAFLLGIIVSFCVYVSIGIFLFRKVKSSEEYYVSGRSGNTLMITGTLVASFLSTVSFMGEAGFSYEGYPILLLILVIFNASGYIFGVFLFGRYLRRSKSLTVPEFFGNRFRSKKVRLAAAITTILGIAAYLVAVTQGAAVLLAEVSGVSYPIALVIMWVVYSSFTILSGAKGVMVNDTVMFFLFSIATYISFPYIIKSAGGFPDAVTKAANLAERPDLLSWHGITGPGATMGTPWEALAWAVIMGLVWGIVIAVSPWQSSRYLMAKNEHVAIRAGVWATISILTVYFFLHISISTITTIKADIAPTEKVFIWAAMNIVPTWLGVIIVSGIMAAALSSCSSFLQIIGSSITRDIMEQSRKKEYTDQHLLRASRISMVVISLIILFIGLFQPPAVMWIGYFAATLFAASWGPIAISSVFSKKVTKEGAFWSIVFGFFGVILGESLGMFGISLPVYFNPVIIGLILSIGALIIGSKYGTISIEEREFQANILQTPFEIDEQKEMNITRRYPTYLMISGVMIIMVTLVFYYWPINMN
- a CDS encoding FAD-dependent oxidoreductase yields the protein MAQFKNLFTHLTIGSTELKNRILSTAHQTNHVTDGIPTSDMVAYHEARAKGGVGLIILEAASVHPSGMLTSKTIAGYDQRIVDAYKEISETLHKYGTKVFSQLFHGGREVVSSDYRNAAWAPSAVPSLRFGVMPKPMSLEDIEGVIEGFAHSAQLAKEGGLDGVEICCSHGYLPAQFWSVHTNKRTDNYGGSFENRMRFIVEILEKVWDRVGEDFTVGIRMSSDELTMDGTTMKDSVQIVEYLAEKVRLDFINVTAGDSSTFEGSTHIVPPSPIKHAYLSAHGFKIRMAGAVPVFVGNRIVDPVEAEQIVSTGKADVVGMTRALIVDPDMPNKAKNGDLQAIDACIGCLQACIGHYHKGLPIGCVQNPTTGKEAWILPELKKTRNKQNVLVIGAGPGGLQAAITADSLGHSVTLIDQSKSIGGLLRTMRKAPMRHELAESMLDNYSRKLMRSNINIQLEKTATVQEISEAKPDAIICATGSRPYTPAIEGINDPRIIMSDDLYSSTKKVGDNVLVFDFGGDWPGMEAAIYLAEKGHGVTLISSRLHIGETVHQYLRNEYLKKLYNLNVKLLPHYDIGAIKEDHVIIRNLFTQQKEELTDWDSIVLSLGRIPNTELFEEMKGHAPVVKQIGDCLGPRTIEEATHEGMMSVLGL
- a CDS encoding FAD-dependent oxidoreductase, whose translation is MNLQLGKTATVQEISEWKPGAIICATGSRPYTQGNRRSRDPRIIMSDDLFSSTKKVGDNVLVFDFVGDWPGMEAAIYLAEKGHGVTLISSRLHIGETVHQYLRNEYLKKLYNLNVTLLPHYDIGTIKEDHVTIRNLFNQQKEELTNWDSIVLSLDRIPNTELFEEMKGHALIVKQIWDCFGPRTIEEATHEGIMSAISL